One genomic window of Actinoplanes lobatus includes the following:
- a CDS encoding alpha/beta hydrolase, which yields MTRPLKAAALNPQVRRVFRFVPNPPVRWAWMLRLMQSGSGFGSTPKMPAGMAHRFVRLGPGAGVHVYTPAGTRTRPALLWIHGGGMVVGSASQDHARCIKLAADLDIVVFSAEYRLAPRHPFPAPLDDCHTAWMWATGHAGELGTDPERIAVGGQSAGGGLAAGLAQRLRDEGRTQPVAQWLFCPMLDDRTAADRDLDRVRHYLWNNVSNRAGWSAYLATAPGSPDVPAYAAPARRADLAGLAPAWIGTGDIELFYDEDRRYAQALTAAGVSCVLDVIPGGPHAFESFLSRTPLARDYLARAERWLSDHLTPVR from the coding sequence ATGACCCGACCTCTCAAGGCGGCGGCGCTGAACCCGCAGGTGCGGCGAGTGTTCCGGTTCGTGCCGAACCCGCCGGTGCGCTGGGCGTGGATGCTGCGGCTCATGCAGTCGGGCTCCGGGTTCGGGAGCACCCCGAAGATGCCCGCCGGGATGGCCCACCGGTTCGTGCGGCTCGGCCCCGGCGCGGGCGTGCATGTCTACACCCCGGCTGGTACACGTACCCGCCCGGCGCTGCTGTGGATCCACGGCGGCGGGATGGTCGTCGGCAGCGCGTCGCAGGACCACGCGCGGTGCATCAAGCTCGCCGCGGACCTGGACATCGTGGTGTTCTCCGCCGAGTACCGGCTCGCCCCGCGCCACCCGTTCCCCGCGCCGCTCGACGACTGCCACACCGCCTGGATGTGGGCCACCGGGCATGCCGGCGAGCTGGGTACGGATCCGGAACGGATCGCCGTCGGTGGGCAGAGCGCCGGTGGCGGCCTCGCGGCCGGGCTCGCTCAGCGCCTGCGCGACGAGGGCCGAACCCAGCCGGTGGCGCAGTGGCTGTTCTGCCCGATGCTCGACGACCGCACCGCCGCGGACCGCGACCTCGACCGGGTGCGGCACTACCTGTGGAACAACGTCTCCAACCGGGCCGGGTGGAGCGCGTACCTCGCCACGGCGCCCGGTAGCCCGGACGTGCCCGCCTACGCCGCCCCGGCCCGCCGGGCAGACCTCGCCGGGCTCGCCCCGGCGTGGATCGGAACCGGCGACATCGAGCTGTTCTACGACGAGGATCGCCGCTACGCCCAAGCACTCACCGCGGCCGGGGTATCGTGCGTCCTCGATGTGATTCCCGGCGGCCCGCACGCCTTCGAGTCGTTCCTGTCCCGCACGCCCTTGGCCCGCGACTACCTCGCCCGCGCCGAACGCTGGCTGAGCGACCACCTCACTCCCGTGCGGTGA
- a CDS encoding urea amidolyase associated protein UAAP2, translating to MTEIHRETLRPRAPWSRVLTHGQVLTIVDLDGNQAVDFLAYDAHDTSQAYSAQATLQAQDTIFLTTGSVLRDNEYDPLLTVVADEVGRHDTLGGACSKESNTLRYGHHTHSQHACVENFMHELSRYGMGKRDHVPNVNWFMNVPVDPDGALGIVDGISAPGLSLSLRAEKDVLVVVSNCPQINNPCNGFDPSRVELVVTHG from the coding sequence ATGACCGAGATCCATCGCGAGACGCTGCGACCGCGGGCGCCGTGGTCGCGGGTCCTGACCCACGGCCAGGTGCTGACCATCGTGGACCTGGACGGCAACCAGGCGGTCGACTTCCTCGCCTACGACGCGCACGACACCAGCCAGGCCTACAGCGCGCAGGCCACCCTACAGGCGCAGGACACCATCTTCCTGACCACCGGCAGCGTGCTGCGCGACAACGAGTACGACCCGCTGCTCACCGTCGTCGCCGACGAGGTGGGCCGGCACGACACGCTCGGCGGCGCCTGCTCCAAGGAGTCGAACACGCTGCGGTACGGCCATCACACCCACTCCCAGCACGCCTGTGTGGAGAACTTCATGCACGAGCTGTCGCGCTACGGCATGGGCAAACGCGACCACGTCCCCAACGTCAACTGGTTCATGAACGTGCCGGTCGACCCGGACGGCGCGCTCGGCATCGTGGACGGCATCTCGGCGCCCGGCCTGTCCTTGAGCCTGCGCGCCGAGAAGGACGTCCTGGTCGTCGTCTCGAACTGCCCGCAGATCAACAACCCGTGCAACGGTTTCGACCCGAGCCGTGTGGAGCTGGTGGTGACGCATGGCTGA
- a CDS encoding sodium:solute symporter family transporter translates to MIIAGVALTVLIVLVVGIVVARKIDGDSANYLVAGRQLGVPLVAVALTTAAVDSNATVGNTDLSSAYGFWAGASLALGLAICLLLAGLFLAEPMNRMGLFTLGDFFARRYNRPVEITASLLMIFAFTILLAGNLVAMGFLVEYFTGMSYTIGVVLAVCLILAYTIGGGLFSDAYTAVIQAVITGVATIVLFVWVANKFGIAIPDGLGPFDLGQLTDSSQGAPVNWATLISLGIGDLVAIDFMQRIFAARTPQAAKRACFIGAGATAVVGVLWSLVALTSVSALGLSAENAPIIYQLLDDHAPVIMAILVLSGIVAASFSTASGAILATAAVAVRNVAGVRRAVAPGHHDPLLRWTRVAMLPVTVLGVFLALRVSQTGILLTLAFDLMLACLIAPFLLGLFWRRSTSTAALVGAGVGVLVRLVLLALTPTLYGVPNDLLYIENSLVGAGFDGWATIVAAIVGVGSFVVTALLTASHHTEEHDLRHADRTAEPVGAT, encoded by the coding sequence ATGATCATCGCCGGAGTCGCGCTCACTGTCCTCATAGTCCTGGTCGTCGGCATCGTGGTGGCCCGAAAGATCGACGGTGACAGCGCCAACTACCTCGTCGCCGGCCGCCAACTCGGCGTCCCCCTCGTCGCCGTGGCACTGACCACGGCCGCCGTCGACAGCAACGCCACCGTCGGCAACACCGACCTCAGCTCCGCCTACGGCTTCTGGGCCGGCGCCTCACTCGCGCTCGGCCTGGCGATCTGCCTGCTGCTGGCCGGCCTGTTCCTGGCCGAACCGATGAACCGGATGGGCCTGTTCACCCTCGGCGACTTCTTCGCCCGCCGCTACAACCGGCCGGTCGAGATCACCGCCTCCCTCCTGATGATCTTCGCGTTCACCATCCTGCTCGCCGGAAACCTGGTCGCCATGGGCTTCCTCGTCGAGTACTTCACCGGCATGTCGTACACGATCGGTGTGGTCCTCGCGGTCTGCCTGATCCTGGCCTACACCATCGGCGGAGGACTGTTCTCCGACGCCTACACCGCGGTCATCCAAGCCGTCATCACCGGCGTCGCCACCATCGTGCTGTTCGTCTGGGTGGCGAACAAATTCGGCATCGCGATCCCCGACGGCCTCGGCCCGTTCGACCTCGGACAGCTCACCGACAGCTCCCAGGGTGCACCGGTCAACTGGGCGACACTGATCTCCCTCGGCATCGGTGACCTGGTCGCCATCGACTTCATGCAGCGCATCTTCGCCGCCCGTACCCCGCAGGCCGCCAAACGCGCCTGCTTCATCGGCGCCGGCGCCACCGCGGTCGTCGGCGTGCTCTGGTCCCTGGTCGCCCTGACCAGCGTGTCGGCGCTGGGACTGTCCGCCGAGAACGCCCCGATCATCTACCAGCTCCTCGACGACCACGCGCCGGTCATCATGGCGATCCTGGTGCTCTCCGGCATCGTGGCGGCCTCCTTCTCCACCGCCTCCGGGGCCATCCTGGCCACCGCGGCCGTCGCGGTCCGCAACGTCGCCGGGGTACGCCGTGCGGTCGCCCCCGGGCACCACGACCCGCTGCTGCGCTGGACCCGCGTCGCCATGCTCCCCGTCACCGTGCTCGGCGTGTTCCTCGCCCTGCGGGTCAGCCAGACCGGCATCCTGCTCACCCTGGCCTTCGACCTGATGCTGGCCTGCCTGATCGCGCCGTTCCTGCTCGGCCTGTTCTGGCGCCGTTCCACCTCCACCGCCGCCCTGGTCGGCGCCGGCGTCGGCGTGCTGGTCCGGTTGGTGCTGCTGGCGCTCACCCCCACCCTCTACGGCGTCCCGAACGACCTGCTCTACATCGAGAACAGCCTCGTCGGCGCCGGCTTCGACGGCTGGGCCACGATCGTCGCCGCGATCGTCGGTGTCGGCTCCTTCGTGGTGACCGCGCTGCTGACCGCGTCACACCACACCGAGGAACACGACCTGCGCCACGCCGACCGCACCGCCGAGCCGGTCGGCGCCACCTGA
- a CDS encoding TetR/AcrR family transcriptional regulator: MARGRGRPRASGEPASGLSTEQEIRAAAARLFCTQGYGSTSTYKIAKEARISQATMYHYFAGKHEILLALLLDTVRPSVAYAGELAASSEPAAARLWRLCAFDVRLLLSGEENLGSLYLLPELGDERFAPFHAERQRLFETYRDLVAAAGDLAGADLAAATNLVFGLVESVILRRRADTGVGPGIDTRIADAALRIAGLDEAAVGLARAVAQPL; encoded by the coding sequence ATGGCACGAGGACGGGGACGCCCGCGCGCATCGGGCGAGCCGGCCTCGGGGCTGAGCACCGAGCAGGAGATCCGGGCGGCGGCCGCCCGGCTGTTCTGCACCCAGGGGTACGGGTCGACCAGCACCTACAAGATCGCCAAGGAAGCCCGGATCTCGCAGGCGACGATGTACCACTACTTCGCCGGCAAGCACGAGATCCTGTTGGCGCTGCTGCTCGACACGGTCCGCCCGTCGGTCGCCTATGCCGGCGAACTGGCGGCGAGCTCGGAGCCGGCGGCCGCCCGGTTGTGGCGGCTCTGCGCCTTCGACGTCCGGCTGCTGCTGTCCGGTGAGGAGAATCTCGGCTCCCTCTATCTGCTTCCCGAGCTCGGTGACGAACGGTTCGCCCCGTTCCATGCCGAGCGGCAGCGGCTGTTCGAGACGTACCGGGATCTGGTCGCCGCCGCCGGCGATCTGGCCGGAGCCGACCTGGCCGCGGCGACCAACCTCGTGTTCGGGCTGGTGGAGAGCGTGATCCTGCGGCGGCGCGCGGACACCGGCGTCGGTCCGGGGATAGACACGCGGATCGCCGACGCCGCGTTGCGTATCGCCGGGCTCGACGAGGCCGCGGTGGGCCTGGCGCGGGCGGTTGCGCAGCCGTTGTGA
- a CDS encoding urea amidolyase associated protein UAAP1 yields MSTDQPQPTATTAGARAHARAQEQAARDGGFPNRPTVPAAAADLPGEAVWAERVAPGGYAHRVLAAGTAIQLTDLDGDACASLLLYHADMPWERLNVADTVKVQWQVYTTAGQLLLSDQARVLATVIGDTSGRHDTLYGTSAQARNEQRYGDGSPEGSSPAGRELFVLGASKHGLGRRDVPPSISFFQGVRIDAGGRPEWLGSAGPGATVTLRTELPVIVLVANAAHPLDPRTAYTSSPLRITAWRDRVTAPADNLWHATPEGRRAFENTADHRTGRTAR; encoded by the coding sequence GTGTCGACCGATCAGCCGCAGCCGACGGCCACCACGGCCGGCGCCCGCGCCCACGCCCGCGCCCAGGAGCAGGCGGCCCGTGACGGCGGCTTCCCGAACCGGCCGACCGTGCCCGCCGCTGCCGCCGACCTGCCCGGCGAGGCGGTCTGGGCCGAGCGGGTCGCCCCCGGCGGGTACGCGCACCGGGTCCTCGCGGCCGGCACCGCGATCCAGCTGACCGACCTGGACGGCGACGCGTGCGCGTCGCTCCTGCTCTACCACGCGGACATGCCGTGGGAGCGGCTCAACGTCGCGGACACCGTGAAGGTGCAGTGGCAGGTCTACACCACGGCCGGGCAGCTGCTGCTCAGCGACCAGGCTCGGGTCCTGGCCACGGTCATCGGCGACACCTCCGGCAGGCACGACACCCTGTACGGCACGTCGGCGCAGGCCCGCAACGAGCAGAGGTACGGCGACGGCTCGCCGGAGGGCTCCTCCCCCGCCGGCCGGGAACTGTTCGTGCTCGGCGCGTCCAAACACGGCCTCGGGCGCCGCGACGTCCCGCCGTCGATCTCCTTCTTCCAGGGTGTACGCATCGACGCCGGCGGGCGGCCGGAGTGGCTCGGCTCGGCCGGCCCCGGCGCCACGGTCACGCTGCGCACCGAACTGCCGGTGATCGTGCTGGTCGCCAACGCCGCGCACCCACTCGACCCGCGTACGGCGTACACGTCATCGCCTTTGCGGATCACGGCCTGGCGCGACCGGGTGACCGCGCCCGCCGACAACCTGTGGCATGCGACGCCCGAAGGGCGGCGTGCCTTCGAGAACACCGCCGACCACCGCACGGGACGGACCGCTCGATGA
- the atzF gene encoding allophanate hydrolase: MSIWIAQRAPGDVAADLGAATGPLAGLRLAVKGNVDVAGFPTTAGCPAYASEPAESDAVAVARLKAAGATVVGVTNLDQFATGLVGQRSPYGGVHDARRPAYVSGGSSSGSAVAVALGLADIAIGTDTAGSGRVPAAFQGIVGIKPTLGTVSTAGVVPACRSWDAVTIFARDLNTADTAMAAMAGGPGTRTWPAGTPLAAPSAARVAVPAELPALAAGWAAAFAEAADRLRAGGCTVEPVPFATFLNAAKLLYEGALVAERHAAVGDFVDAHPDLVDPIVGAIIGAAGAVRASDLVRDMGRLRDLRDASLALLDGFDALLVPTAPCHPTIVEVAAEPVAVNSRVGTYTNFCNLFDLCAVAVPSGTVDGAQFGVTVLARPFHDAVALDLARRVTVPASSVAGPAAAAPLPPPTLPWPVHAGATAVPLLVVGAHLRGQPLEHELVTRGARWAGPVKTAASYELRALPTTPPKPGLVRTGPDGAPIDGELWLLPVAALGGFLAALPAPMNLGPVELDDGRWVTGFGCAADAAATGADITGYGGWRSWLAV; the protein is encoded by the coding sequence GTGAGCATCTGGATCGCGCAGCGCGCCCCCGGCGACGTGGCAGCCGACCTCGGCGCCGCCACCGGTCCCCTCGCCGGGCTGCGGCTCGCCGTCAAAGGCAACGTCGACGTGGCCGGATTCCCGACGACAGCCGGCTGCCCGGCGTACGCGAGCGAGCCGGCCGAGAGCGACGCCGTCGCCGTGGCCCGCCTCAAAGCCGCCGGTGCCACCGTCGTCGGCGTGACCAACCTGGACCAGTTCGCCACCGGGCTGGTCGGGCAGCGCAGCCCGTACGGCGGGGTGCACGACGCCCGCCGTCCCGCGTACGTCTCCGGCGGTTCGAGCTCCGGATCGGCGGTCGCGGTGGCACTCGGCCTCGCCGACATCGCGATCGGCACCGACACCGCCGGGTCCGGCCGGGTCCCGGCCGCCTTCCAGGGCATCGTCGGCATCAAACCGACGCTCGGCACCGTCTCCACCGCCGGGGTCGTTCCGGCGTGCCGGTCCTGGGACGCGGTCACCATCTTCGCCCGCGACCTGAACACCGCCGACACGGCCATGGCGGCGATGGCCGGTGGGCCGGGCACCCGCACCTGGCCGGCCGGCACACCGCTGGCCGCGCCCTCGGCCGCCCGGGTCGCGGTCCCGGCCGAACTGCCGGCCCTGGCGGCCGGCTGGGCCGCCGCGTTCGCCGAGGCCGCCGACCGGCTGCGAGCCGGCGGGTGCACGGTCGAGCCGGTGCCGTTCGCGACCTTCCTGAACGCCGCGAAACTGCTCTACGAGGGCGCGCTGGTGGCCGAACGGCACGCCGCGGTCGGCGATTTCGTCGACGCGCACCCGGACCTGGTCGACCCGATCGTCGGCGCGATCATCGGCGCCGCCGGGGCTGTGCGGGCCAGCGACCTGGTACGCGACATGGGCCGGTTGCGGGACCTGCGGGACGCGTCACTGGCGTTGCTCGACGGATTCGATGCGCTGCTCGTGCCGACCGCGCCCTGCCACCCCACGATCGTCGAGGTGGCGGCCGAACCGGTGGCGGTCAACTCGCGGGTCGGCACCTACACCAACTTCTGCAACCTGTTCGACCTGTGCGCCGTGGCGGTGCCGTCGGGCACGGTCGACGGCGCACAGTTCGGCGTCACCGTGCTCGCCCGGCCGTTCCACGACGCGGTCGCGCTCGACCTGGCCCGCCGTGTCACCGTGCCGGCCTCATCGGTGGCCGGTCCCGCCGCCGCTGCCCCGCTGCCGCCGCCCACCCTGCCGTGGCCCGTGCACGCCGGCGCGACCGCCGTGCCGCTGCTGGTCGTCGGTGCACACCTGCGCGGCCAGCCACTCGAACACGAGCTGGTCACGCGCGGGGCGCGATGGGCCGGTCCGGTCAAAACCGCGGCATCGTACGAGCTACGCGCGCTACCCACGACCCCACCCAAACCCGGCCTGGTCCGCACCGGCCCCGACGGCGCACCGATCGACGGCGAGTTGTGGCTGCTGCCGGTCGCCGCGCTCGGCGGATTCCTGGCCGCGCTTCCCGCACCGATGAACCTGGGCCCGGTCGAACTCGACGACGGCCGCTGGGTGACCGGTTTCGGCTGCGCCGCCGACGCCGCGGCCACCGGCGCCGACATCACCGGCTACGGCGGCTGGCGCTCCTGGCTGGCCGTCTGA
- the uca gene encoding urea carboxylase has protein sequence MADPGVLLVANRGEIACRVLRTARELGWRTVAVYSDADRGAAHVHLADEAVRLGPAPPADSYLNARAVLRAAAATGATAVHPGYGFLSEDAGFAARVQRAGLAFAGPTPEQLRTFGDKHTARRAAEAAGVPVFAGTGLLSDAEDAVVRVAAIGYPVMLKATGGGGGIGMTVCRDPAQLRAGFETVARLAAASFGSGGVFAERYVERARHIEVQIFGDGAGAIVSLGDRDCSLQRRNQKVLEEAPAPALPDAIRSRLHTAARDLAASVRYRSAGTVEFIYDPVRQEASFLEVNARLQVEHPVTEAVTGVDLVGWMLRLAGGESGLLAPYLPDGVVPVRGHAVEARVYAEDPAAGFRPSAGALTRVELPTGDGVRVDGWAVTGTEVSTAYDPLLAKVIASGPDRTTAIGRLRAALTAIRFDGIEVNLGLLRAVGILPAFLDAVHCTATLDDVGDPEPRITVGRPGLMTTVQDATGRLGLWQVGVPPSGAMDDRSLRLANLALGNDENAAGLECTAGGPRLTFTHATLVCVTGAPAAVTVDGSPVAMWEPVTVPAGATLDVGEATAGLRTYVALAGGLDVPPYLGSTATFTLGRFGGHGGRALRPGDVLRTLTGTGAPAGPVAAGLRPDFGEHWDLAVTEGPHGAPEFFTRADIDQLFATTYTVHFNSARTGVRLTGPKPRWARGDGGEAGLHPSNIHDTAYSIGALDFTGDTPILLGPDGPSLGGFVCPVTVISAERWKLGQLRPGDTVSFRPVRATGAPSPRRLALPVYTDRAGDGDDGVLLRLDGDPAVTYRRGGDDNLLIEYGDIVLDLALRARVHALHTAVAELALPGVLDLTPGIRSLQVHVDPEVLPVPKVLALVVELEATLPAATGLVVPSRRVRLPLSWDDPATRLAIERYMAGVRDDAPWCPWNIEFIRRVNGLASVDDVHRTVFDADYLVLGLGDVYLGAPVATPLDPRHRLVTTKYNPARTWTAENSVGIGGAYLCVYGMEGPGGYQFVGRTTQVWSHYRDTPWLLRFFDRISWYPVTAEELLDLRADLAAGRGTIDVTDDTFSMAEHARFLAENAASIAEFRRRQGAAFAAERDAWRAAGEFDRAEQVAFTAGPAAVEVAVPDGGARVDAPFMSNVWKVEVEVGEHVQQGQTLVILEAMKMEAAVTAPAAGVVTALIARPGTQVAPGDALAVLGPVTA, from the coding sequence ATGGCTGATCCGGGTGTGCTGCTCGTCGCCAACCGCGGCGAGATCGCCTGCCGGGTCCTGCGGACCGCCCGTGAGCTGGGGTGGCGGACCGTCGCGGTGTACTCCGACGCCGATCGGGGTGCGGCGCACGTACACCTGGCCGACGAGGCGGTCCGGCTCGGCCCGGCCCCGCCGGCCGACAGCTACCTGAACGCCCGCGCGGTGCTGCGGGCGGCCGCGGCCACCGGGGCGACAGCGGTGCATCCCGGCTACGGGTTCCTGTCCGAGGACGCCGGTTTCGCCGCCCGCGTGCAGCGGGCCGGGCTGGCGTTCGCCGGGCCCACACCCGAGCAACTGCGGACGTTCGGGGACAAGCACACCGCGCGACGGGCCGCGGAAGCCGCCGGGGTTCCGGTCTTCGCCGGCACCGGGCTGCTCTCCGACGCCGAGGACGCGGTCGTGCGGGTGGCGGCGATCGGCTACCCGGTGATGCTGAAGGCGACCGGCGGTGGCGGCGGCATCGGCATGACGGTCTGCCGCGACCCGGCGCAGCTGAGGGCCGGGTTCGAGACGGTGGCCAGGCTGGCGGCCGCCAGTTTCGGCAGCGGCGGCGTCTTCGCCGAACGGTACGTGGAACGCGCCCGCCACATCGAGGTGCAGATCTTCGGTGACGGGGCCGGCGCGATCGTCTCGCTCGGCGATCGGGACTGTTCGCTGCAACGCCGCAACCAGAAGGTTCTGGAGGAGGCGCCGGCGCCGGCCCTGCCCGACGCGATCCGGTCCCGGTTGCACACCGCCGCCCGCGACCTCGCCGCGTCTGTGCGGTACCGGTCGGCCGGCACCGTCGAGTTCATCTACGACCCGGTCCGGCAGGAGGCGTCGTTCCTGGAGGTGAACGCCCGGCTACAGGTCGAGCACCCGGTCACCGAGGCGGTCACCGGAGTCGACCTGGTCGGCTGGATGCTGCGGCTGGCCGGCGGCGAGTCCGGCCTGCTGGCGCCCTATCTCCCCGACGGCGTCGTGCCGGTCCGCGGGCATGCCGTCGAGGCCAGGGTGTACGCCGAGGATCCCGCCGCCGGTTTCCGGCCCAGCGCGGGCGCCCTGACCCGGGTCGAACTGCCCACCGGTGACGGCGTCCGCGTCGACGGCTGGGCGGTGACCGGCACCGAGGTCAGCACCGCGTACGACCCGCTGCTGGCCAAAGTGATCGCGAGTGGCCCGGACCGGACCACCGCGATCGGCCGCCTGCGTGCGGCGCTGACCGCGATCCGCTTCGACGGCATCGAGGTCAACCTCGGGCTGCTGCGCGCGGTCGGCATCCTGCCGGCGTTCCTGGACGCGGTCCACTGCACCGCCACCCTCGACGACGTCGGCGATCCGGAACCGCGGATCACCGTCGGCCGCCCCGGCCTGATGACCACCGTCCAGGACGCCACCGGGCGGCTCGGGCTGTGGCAGGTCGGTGTGCCGCCGAGCGGGGCGATGGACGATCGCTCGCTGCGGCTGGCCAACCTGGCGCTCGGCAACGACGAGAACGCGGCCGGCCTGGAATGCACCGCGGGCGGGCCGCGACTCACGTTCACCCACGCCACCCTGGTCTGCGTCACCGGCGCGCCGGCCGCGGTCACGGTCGACGGGTCACCCGTGGCGATGTGGGAGCCGGTGACGGTCCCCGCCGGGGCCACCCTCGACGTGGGCGAGGCGACCGCCGGGCTGCGAACCTATGTCGCCCTGGCCGGCGGCCTGGACGTGCCCCCCTATCTGGGCAGCACGGCCACCTTCACACTCGGGCGCTTCGGCGGGCACGGCGGCCGGGCGCTGCGGCCCGGCGACGTGCTGCGCACCCTGACCGGCACCGGCGCCCCGGCCGGGCCGGTCGCCGCCGGACTGCGGCCGGACTTCGGCGAGCACTGGGACCTCGCCGTCACCGAAGGGCCGCACGGCGCGCCCGAGTTCTTCACCCGCGCCGACATCGACCAGCTGTTCGCCACCACGTACACGGTGCATTTCAACTCGGCCCGCACCGGTGTCCGCCTGACCGGCCCGAAACCCCGGTGGGCCCGCGGCGACGGCGGTGAAGCCGGCCTGCACCCGTCGAACATCCACGACACGGCGTACTCGATCGGCGCGCTCGACTTCACCGGCGACACCCCCATCCTGCTCGGCCCGGACGGGCCCAGCCTCGGCGGCTTCGTCTGTCCGGTGACCGTGATCAGCGCCGAGCGCTGGAAACTGGGCCAGCTGCGGCCCGGCGACACCGTCTCGTTCCGGCCGGTCCGGGCCACCGGCGCGCCCTCACCGCGGCGGCTCGCCCTGCCGGTCTACACCGACCGCGCCGGCGACGGAGACGACGGGGTGCTGCTGCGCCTCGACGGGGATCCGGCCGTCACCTACCGGCGCGGCGGCGACGACAACCTGCTGATCGAGTACGGCGACATCGTGCTCGACCTGGCCCTGCGCGCCCGGGTGCACGCCCTGCACACGGCCGTGGCCGAGCTGGCCCTGCCGGGCGTCCTCGACCTGACACCCGGGATCCGATCGTTGCAGGTGCACGTGGATCCGGAGGTGTTGCCCGTACCCAAGGTCCTCGCCCTTGTCGTGGAGCTGGAGGCGACCCTGCCGGCCGCGACCGGGCTGGTGGTGCCGAGCCGGCGGGTGCGGCTGCCGCTGAGCTGGGACGACCCGGCGACCCGGCTGGCCATCGAGCGATACATGGCCGGGGTCCGCGACGACGCGCCCTGGTGCCCGTGGAACATCGAGTTCATCCGCCGGGTCAACGGCCTGGCGTCGGTCGACGATGTCCACCGCACCGTCTTCGACGCCGACTATCTGGTGCTCGGCCTCGGCGACGTCTACCTGGGCGCGCCGGTGGCCACCCCGCTCGACCCGCGGCACCGGCTCGTCACCACCAAGTACAACCCGGCCCGGACCTGGACCGCGGAGAACTCGGTCGGCATCGGCGGCGCCTACCTGTGCGTCTACGGCATGGAAGGGCCGGGCGGATACCAGTTCGTCGGCCGCACCACCCAGGTGTGGAGCCATTACCGGGACACTCCCTGGCTGCTGCGCTTCTTCGACCGGATCAGCTGGTACCCGGTCACCGCCGAAGAGCTGCTCGACCTGCGCGCCGACCTGGCCGCCGGCCGCGGCACGATCGACGTCACCGACGACACGTTCTCGATGGCCGAGCACGCGCGGTTCCTCGCCGAGAATGCCGCGTCGATCGCCGAGTTCCGCCGGCGGCAGGGCGCCGCCTTCGCCGCCGAACGCGACGCTTGGCGGGCGGCCGGGGAGTTCGACCGGGCCGAGCAGGTCGCGTTCACCGCCGGCCCGGCAGCGGTCGAGGTCGCGGTGCCCGACGGCGGCGCCCGCGTCGACGCTCCGTTCATGTCGAACGTCTGGAAGGTCGAAGTCGAAGTGGGAGAACACGTGCAACAGGGGCAGACGCTCGTGATCCTGGAGGCGATGAAGATGGAGGCCGCGGTCACCGCACCGGCCGCCGGGGTGGTCACCGCTCTGATCGCCCGGCCGGGCACCCAGGTGGCGCCCGGCGACGCGCTGGCCGTGCTGGGCCCCGTGACCGCGTGA